Proteins from one Telopea speciosissima isolate NSW1024214 ecotype Mountain lineage chromosome 1, Tspe_v1, whole genome shotgun sequence genomic window:
- the LOC122643439 gene encoding 12S seed storage protein CRB-like yields MARPLPHKGFKLNLDASLREGQGGLGYVIRDEKGVVIAAVSEPFNFTSILQGEAFAIRNGLLLGISECIEWLQVESNCQEVGVIWELCSLAVLRRFNRLNTLKGLGEEKARDQGQISIRGFNTTEKEISSSYLQEWPIGATTMIVGNYERPVFNGELHEGHILIVPQGFVVMKQSGDEGFEWVSFKTNENPKTNPLAGKTLVLRGMPVDILANAFRLSREEASRLKYNREEVQILRPRSHRSQEWNSA; encoded by the exons ATGGCGAGGCCTCTTCCTCACAAAGGCTTCAAACTCAACTTAGATGCATCCCTGAGAGAAGGCCAGGGTGGCTTGGGTTATGTGATTCGTGATGAGAAAGGTGTTGTGATTGCGGCTGTTTCTGAACCCTTCAACTTCACCTCTATCCTTCAGGGAGAAGCGTTTGCCATCAGAAATGGACTGCTATTGGGAATCTCAGAATGTATTGAGTGGCTTCAAGTGGAATCTAATTGTCAGGAG GTAGGGGTTATATGGGAGCTGTGTTCCCTAGCTGTCCTAAGACGTTTCAATCGGCTCAACACTCTCAAGGGTTTAGGGGAGGAGAAAGCCAGAGATCAAGGCCAGATCAGCATCAGAGGATTCAACACTACAGAGAAGGAGATATCATCGTCATACCTGCAGGAGTGGCCCATTGGTGCTACAACGATG ATTGTTGGGAACTACGAGAGACCAGTCTTCAATGGAGAGCTACATGAGGGTCACATACTTATAGTACCACAGGGATTTGTGGTGATGAAGCAATCGGGAGATGAAGGATTCGAATGGGTTTCATTTAAGACCAATGAGAATCCAAAGACCAACCCACTTGCTGGAAAAACGTTAGTGCTCCGGGGAATGCCAGTTGATATATTGGCCAATGCGTTCCGGCTGTCGAGGGAGGAAGCAAGCAGACTTAAGTACAATAGGGAAGAGGTTCAAATCCTCAGACCAAGGTCTCATAGATCTCAGGAATGGAACTCTGCTTGA
- the LOC122648056 gene encoding 11S globulin seed storage protein 2-like: MAKKLSILLIATFLSLLLVANHAVANKEVEATKEVEANNAEAKIELVTNNPEAINENEQRHRQTRLREARQCRLQSISASQPSRSIQSEGGVTEFWDEFEDQFQCTGVAAMRNTIQPNSLSLPNYSPSPRLVYIEQGRGLLGITFPGCPDTYHSSRGGQSERGSEDRSEEHEGRRRRSDQHQKVHRVRRGHLVAIPAGVAHWCLNDGNEELVAVSVSDLNNQANQLDQKLRSYYLAGGRNHESQRGPQRRQQQGETYQNIFRAFDENLMAEALNVPVETVRKMQREDKRGYIVRVREDMSVIRPDEYKEDDEREESREGGHRYGQREGRSNGLEETVCTARIHHYMDNPREADVYSRHAGRLNLVNKLKLPILSYLDLSAEKGKLLPNAIHAPHWTMNAHSIVYVTRGEAHVEVVGNNGERLLDDKVRQGDIFNVPQYFASTARAGRNGFEWVAFKTSAMPIKNSLVGSTSVFRAMPAQVLAESYGLRIQEAHNLKFGREQHTVLLPPSRSSSN, from the exons ATGGCTAAGAAACTTTCTATTCTACTCATAGCCACTTTCCTCTCTTTACTTCTCGTGGCCAACCATGCTGTGGCCAACAAAGAAGTCGAGGCCACCAAAGAAGTCGAGGCCAACAATGCTGAGGCCAAAATCGAACTTGTGACCAACAATCCTGAGGCCATCAATGAAAACGAACAGAGACATAGGCAAACACGCCTGAGAGAAGCTCGCCAGTGCCGTCTCCAGAGTATCTCAGCGAGTCAACCCAGCCGAAGCATTCAGTCAGAGGGAGGCGTGACCGAGTTCTGGGACGAGTTTGAGGACCAGTTCCAATGCACCGGTGTTGCAGCCATGAGAAATACCATTCAACctaactctctctctttgcCCAATTACTCTCCCTCACCACGCCTCGTCTACATTGAACAAG GTCGAGGGTTGCTAGGAATAACCTTCCCAGGCTGCCCAGATACATACCACTCATCAAGAGGAGGACAGTCTGAAAGGGGCTCAGAGGATAGAAGCGAAGAACatgaaggaaggaggaggaggagtgaCCAACACCAGAAGGTACATCGTGTACGCCGAGGACACCTGGTTGCAATTCCAGCTGGCGTAGCCCATTGGTGCCTCAACGATGGAAACGAAGAGCTCGTCGCTGTCTCCGTCTCCGACCTTAACAACCAAGCCAACCAGCTCGATCAGAAACTAAGG TCGTACTACCTCGCCGGGGGGCGAAATCATGAATCACAGAGAGGGCCACAAAGAAGGCAGCAACAAGG TGAGACCTACCAGAATATATTCAGAGCCTTTGATGAGAACTTAATGGCAGAGGCCCTCAACGTTCCTGTGGAGACAGTGAGGAAGATGCAGAGGGAAGACAAGAGAGGTTATATCGTTAGGGTACGAGAAGATATGAGCGTAATCCGACCCGATGAAtacaaagaagatgatgagagagaagaaagtagAGAGGGTGGTCACAGATACGGACAACGAGAAGGAAGGTCAAATGGACTTGAAGAGACCGTGTGCACCGCAAGGATCCACCATTACATGGACAACCCCAGAGAAGCTGATGTCTACTCTAGACACGCCGGCCGCCTCAATCTCGTTAACAAGCTCAAGCTCCCCATCCTCTCTTACTTGGACTTGAGCGCCGAGAAAGGCAAACTTCTTCCg AATGCCATACACGCACCGCACTGGACGATGAACGCACACAGCATAGTGTACGTGACGCGAGGAGAGGCGCACGTGGAGGTGGTTGGGAACAACGGAGAGAGGTTGTTGGACGATAAGGTGAGACAAGGAGACATATTCAACGTTCCACAGTACTTCGCTTCGACAGCTAGGGCAGGGAGGAACGGGTTTGAGTGGGTAGCCTTCAAGACCTCAGCCATGCCCATTAAGAACTCACTTGTAGGATCCACTTCGGTGTTCAGGGCAATGCCAGCCCAAGTCCTTGCAGAGTCTTATGGGCTCAGAATCCAGGAAGCCCACAACCTCAAGTTCGGCAGGGAGCAGCACACTGTGCTTCTGCCTCCAAGCAGGAGTTCCTCTAACTAA
- the LOC122643565 gene encoding 11S globulin seed storage protein 2-like, which translates to MAKKLSILLIATFLSLLLVANHAVANKERHRQTRQREARQCRLQSISASQPSRRIQSEGGVTEFWDEFEDQFQCTGVAAMRNTIQPNSLSLPNYSPSPRLVYIEQGRGLVGIPFPGCPETYDSSRGGQSLRGSEDRSEGQEGGRRRSDQHQKVHRVHKGDLVALPAGVAHWCLNDGNEELIAVSVTDLNNQANQLDQKLRSYYLAGGRNHESQRGPQRRQQRGWESETFQNVFRAFDENLMAEALNVPVETVRNMQREDKRGYIVRVRKDMSVIRPDEYEEDDEGEESREGGHRYGQREGRSNGLEETVCTTRIHHYMDNPSEADVYSRHAGRLNLVNKLKLPILSYLDLSAEKGELLPNAIHAPHWSMNAHSIVYVTRGEARVQVVGNNGERLLDDRVREGDIFSIPQYFASTARAGRNGFEWVAFKTSAMPIKNSLVGSTSVFRAMPAQVLAESYGLRIQEAQKLKFSRDQYTVLLPPSRSSSY; encoded by the exons ATGGCTAAGAAACTTTCTATTCTACTCATAGCCACTTTCCTCTCTTTACTTCTCGTGGCCAACCATGCTGTGGCCAACAAAGAA AGGCATAGGCAAACACGCCAGAGAGAAGCCCGCCAGTGCCGTCTCCAGAGTATCTCAGCGAGTCAGCCCAGCCGACGCATTCAGTCAGAGGGAGGCGTGACCGAGTTCTGGGACGAGTTTGAGGACCAGTTCCAATGCACCGGTGTTGCAGCCATGAGAAATACCATCCAACCTAACTCCCTCTCTTTGCCCAATTACTCTCCCTCACCACGCCTCGTCTACATTGAACAAG GTCGAGGGTTGGTAGGGATACCCTTCCCAGGCTGCCCAGAGACATACGACTCATCAAGAGGAGGACAGTCTCTAAGGGGGTCAGAGGATAGAAGCGAAGGACAAGAAGGAGGGAGGAGAAGGAGTGACCAACACCAGAAGGTACATCGTGTACACAAAGGAGACCTTGTTGCACTTCCAGCTGGTGTAGCCCATTGGTGCCTCAACGATGGAAACGAAGAGCTCATCGCTGTCTCCGTCACCGACCTTAACAACCAAGCCAACCAGCTCGACCAGAAACTAAGA TCGTACTACCTCGCCGGGGGGCGAAACCATGAATCACAGAGAGGGCCACAAAGAAGACAGCAACGAGGGTGGGAGAGTGAGACCTTCCAAAACGTATTCAGGGCCTTTGATGAGAACTTGATGGCAGAGGCCCTCAACGTTCCTGTGGAGACAGTGAGGAACATGCAGAGAGAAGACAAGAGAGGTTATATCGTTAGGGTACGAAAAGATATGAGCGTAATCCGACCCGATGaatatgaagaagatgatgaaggagaagaaagcaGAGAGGGTGGTCACAGATACGGACAACGAGAAGGAAGGTCAAATGGACTTGAGGAGACCGTGTGCACCACAAGGATCCACCATTACATGGACAACCCCAGCGAAGCTGATGTCTATTCTAGACACGCAGGCCGTCTCAATCTCGTTAACAAGCTCAAGCTCCCCATCCTCTCTTACTTGGACTTGAGCGCCGAGAAAGGCGAACTTCTTCCg AATGCCATACACGCACCCCACTGGTCGATGAACGCACACAGCATAGTGTACGTGACGCGAGGAGAGGCGCGCGTGCAGGTCGTTGGGAACAACGGAGAGAGGTTGTTGGATGATAGGGTGAGAGAAGGAGACATATTCAGCATTCCACAGTACTTCGCTTCGACAGCTAGGGCAGGGAGGAACGGGTTTGAGTGGGTAGCCTTCAAGACCTCAGCCATGCCCATTAAGAACTCACTTGTAGGGTCCACTTCGGTGTTCAGGGCAATGCCGGCCCAAGTCCTTGCAGAGTCATATGGGCTCAGAATCCAGGAAGCCCAGAAGCTCAAGTTCAGCAGGGACCAGTACACCGTGCTTCTGCCTCCAAGCAGGAGTTCCTCTTACTAA